One stretch of Gambusia affinis linkage group LG05, SWU_Gaff_1.0, whole genome shotgun sequence DNA includes these proteins:
- the apoeb gene encoding apolipoprotein Eb: MKAVALILALAVITGCNGRVVRQAETSLTRMENSVERFVQYITDLNQQADGVLANLKVPELSKQLETLITDTMSEFSTYRDSIQSKLATYSAGSPGQIPEDLQLLANRLQKDMTDAKERSTEYLNELKTMAEQNTDDVRGRITAYATKLRKRLIKDTDDIRDTVSTYMTEIQSRTNQNLDTVKENVEPYIEQARDTASQKLKDISTILETQAETIRTQLESSMKELSTSMDSKLEELTELLSPYATQVREHLENVMQKVKETATE, encoded by the exons ATGAAGGCTGTAGCTCTGATCCTCGCTCTGGCAGTCATCACTG GCTGCAATGGCCGTGTTGTGCGACAGGCTGAGACCTCCTTGACCCGCATGGAGAACAGTGTGGAACGATTCGTGCAGTACATCACAGACCTGAACCAACAAGCTGATGGAGTCCTGGCGAACCTCAAAGTCCCTGAGCTCAGCAAGCAGTTGGA AACTCTCATCACTGACACCATGAGTGAGTTTTCAACATATAGAGACAGCATCCAGAGCAAGCTGGCTACCTACAGCGCAGGTTCCCCAGGCCAGATCCCTGAGGATCTCCAGCTTCTGGCTAACAGACTGCAGAAAGACATGACAGATGCCAAGGAACGCAGCACCGAGTACCTGAATGAACTCAAGACCATGGCTGAGCAGAACACGGATGACGTCCGCGGCCGCATCACCGCCTACGCAACAAAGTTGAGGAAGCGCCTGATCAAAGACACTGATGACATCAGAGA CACCGTGTCCACCTACATGACTGAGATCCAGTCCCGCACCAACCAGAACCTAGATACCGTGAAGGAGAACGTTGAGCCCTACATCGAGCAGGCCAGAGATACCGCCTCTCAGAAGCTGAAGGACATCTCCACCATCCTGGAGACCCAGGCTGAGACCATCAGGACCCAGCTGGAAAGCAGCATGAAGGAGCTGAGCACCTCCATGGACAGCAAGCTGGAGGAGCTGACAGAGCTGCTCTCCCCGTACGCCACCCAGGTCCGCGAGCACCTTGAAAATGTCATGCAAAAGGTCAAGGAGACTGCCACTGAATAA